CTACTCCATAACTATAATGTCCTGCATTTGTAAACATTGCTTCTCTAAACCCTTGAATTACATATGACATTGGTGATAATGGATTAATTAATTGGAAGAACTTCGGTGAAAGTTCGATTGGAAACATTCCTTCACTTGAACTCAATTGAAATACGAGTAAGATCATTGATAAAAATAGTCCTATTCTATCCAATAATAAGCCTAAGAACGATGTAATAGAAATAGCAGCAATCCCCCATAATATACTCATTACAATAAATTGCGCTATATGATCAATATGTATTTGAAACACAAATATGACCAAAATATTCATTAAAATAGCAGCTAATGTACCTTCTACTATATAAAACATAAATTTACCAAGCGTTTGCTTTATTACTGGTGTATCTCTATTAATTGTTTTTCTAAATGGATAAATTGCACAAATAGAAATTGCTACAACAAAGAGGCTTACGCCAGCCATATAAGGAACGATACTCTCCCCATAATAATCAATATTCGTCGGGTTATTTTCAGTTACTTTAGTAGCATTATTCAGAACCATTTCATTATTTTTATCAAAATTCATACCTTTTTGTTGAGTCGTTGTTTGACTCGATTTTGACTTATTAACATTATTAAATATTTCAGTTAAATATTTTGTACGTATATTTTGATTAATTGATTCTATTACAATATCAAGCGCCTTTTTAGAAGTTTGACTTCCAATATAACTAGCACCCGGATTAACTTGTGTTTCTATATTAATTTTTTTGGGATCCTTACTTAATATAGTTAATGCATTTTTCGAAGTATCTTCAGGAATAATAATCGTTCCTGATGATTCCCCAGATTTAAGTCGCTTTAATGCTTCTTTTTCATTTATACTTTGAAAATCAAAAGTATTTTTATCTTTTAATTTGTTAACTAAGTCATCACCTATAGAAATTGTTTTACCATTGGTATCTATTGATTTATCGTGATTGACGACAGAAATTTTTAAATCTTTCGTTCTATCATATGGATTAAAAACCGATCCTACAAACATCGCGACGTATATTGCTGAGACTAGTGATATTGATATCAATGAAATCATTAGCTTTCTATTTTTAAATATGAACTTAAATTCATTTAACATATGAATAATTTCCTCCTGAATTTTCACATAACTATAGATCTCTCGACCTATTTACATTTACTAATTTCATTTATAATATCTGCTAGTGTTTTATTTTTTAAATAAATATAAAACTGATCTTCTATATTATCAAAAGTAGGTATCAACACATTTTCAATATGTTTTCCTACAGGACAATTTTGATTCGCTTCAGTATGAACATCTAGTAATTTTTTATTTTTATTGTTCACAGCTAAATAAATATCAAGTAAATTTAGTTCCTCTTTAGGTACATTTAAAATAATTCCACTTTTGCCTTGATAAGTCTTAATAATATCTGCTTTCTTTAACAGTGAGACTATTTTTCTTATATAACTTGAATTGGTTTTAACACTATTTGCAATATCTTCTGAATTGATATTTGGTGAGTACTTTGAAACCATAACTAAAGTATGAATTGCGACAGAAAACTTTGAATCCATGTAATTACTCCTTCATTTTTTATTAATCATATTTACTTAGTTAAACTATATTTTTGAAATAATTTTATCAAAAATACGTGTTGGTATAATTGTATTTAGGAAAATAAAAAATTTTGCTCCTCTTCCAACAACATATCTCACTTTAGGTTGCTTTTTATTAACTACATTGGCAATCGCCTTTGATACGACTTGTGGTTTAGACAATAAGTTAGATGTATAAAGCTTTTTCATTCTATTTGACGATTTTAGTGCTTGTTTCTCATATGCACTCCCTTGAGCAGAATCGGCTAATTTATTTGCAGCAATAATACCCCAGTCAGTTTTAATTGGTCCTGGTTCGATAACGGTTACTTCTATACCATATTGTTTAGTTTCCAATCTCAATGTATCATTCAAAGCTTCAACTGCATATTTAGTCGCATGATACCAACCACCAAATGAAGCTGTAAACCTTCCATAAATAGATGAAATATTAATAATATGTCCATCATTTTGTTTTCTCATAACTGGTATTATTTTTTGAGTTAAACTCGCTAATCCAAAAACATTTACGTCAAATTGATTTCTGGCTTCTGTTAAAGACACATCTTCTATTGATCCATAAGATCCATAGCCCGCATTATTAATTAATACATCAATTCTATCTTGTTCACTTATAACCTTATTTACTGCAGATTCAATTGACTTTTCATCTGTAATATCTAAATATAATGATTTTATATTATTTAAGGACTCCAACTTTTCTAAATTTCTACCTGCTGCATACACAATATGACCTTGTGTAGCTAATAATTTAGCCGTTTCAAGTCCAATTCCATTTGTTGCACCAGTAATTAAAATAACTTTCATACTTTCTTCCTCCTAGTTAACATGTACATGTATTAAGCGCAAGTACATGTTGTCTAAAAAATATATTCAAATAACTTGTATTCACTTAAGATACATGTAATTCTAATACCGATATATCAATATGTCAATAAAAATATCGGCAAAGTCTAAGACTTTGCCGATTGGCTAAAGATTATCTATATAGAAAAGCACTTTTATTTAACTTCAAATTCATAATCTAGGTCTATCTTCCCTTTTTTCTCTCCAATTTCATCAATCATATATTCAATTACAGTCTTCTTAGACATTTCATACGTAGATTCTTCGATAATTTTATTCACGTGTCTAAATATATAATCAGTCATAATGACATCATACTTCTGATCCATTTCTACTTGTTCTAGTTGCACTCTATTACCAACGGGTTTATTGAGATCAATGGTATATTTAAATCCTTTCCAAATAGTCATCAATGTTGGTTCTAATATATCTTCATTATAAATGATAGATTCATTTTCTTTCGACAAAGCTGTTGCTGTTCTCTCTATGATGCGCTTAATTTCTTTACCACTTAATTTAATGTGTATTGGTTTATCCGTATGGACATAAGCATTATAAACATCTTTCACATGCAACACGCCTCTCAATCCTTGACCAGTAGGATTCCCAATATGCGCACAAACAAAACTTTCTCCTGAAAATGCATGCGCCATACTATTTTGGATACACGCCATAAATCGATGTGGTTTCGTAAATATATCTGTAAATTCTTTATAATTCAATACAACTGGACTATCTACGACACATTGCTCAGACCAATGTTGAACTGCCTTTTGATCAAAATGTGTAAGTTCTAATAAATCTCTATCTTCTGGATAACTTGAAATTTCAACATGTTTAATTGAAGTATCCACGATTTCGACAGAGTTTGTTCTTTTTCTAAATTGTATAGACATATCCACTATATTTGTAGCATCTTTACCAGGTTGTATAAATTGCGTTTCTGCGACTTTTAAATCTACATTATGCTCTTGATGCCCAGTAATAATCACATTAACGCCTTCTGTACTTTTAATCATATTTTCCGCGTTATTACTATAGTATGATCTGTAATTATTTTTATCTGTATATGTGTTTAAACCACCATGATACAACATAATTAAGAAGTCAGGACTTTCTTTCTCATGTAAATATCTTACCCAACGTTTAGCTGAGGTCATTGATTCACCAACGACGACTTCATCTTCAAACTCGACGTTTTTATTTTCCATTAGTCCACTGGATGTAAATCCAATAATACCGATTTTAATACCATCTATATATTTCACAGTGTATGGCGTTGTAAAATACGGTTCTCTCGTCTTACTATGTTCTATATTTGCTGCTAGCCATGGAAATCGACTTAATGCTATAGATTTATTTAAGAAGTCTAAGCCAAAATTAAATTCATCCGGGCTCACACCACTCGCATCGAATTGCATGTCATTCATTATTTTAATCATGGGATTTCTTTTATATGGCGCAATTTGTGCATAATAAAATGCAAACATTGACCCAGACAACATCCCTCCATTATCTAATAAGAGTACATGATGATTTGCTTTACGTTTATGTTTAACATAAGTAGCCATCTTTAAGATGTTACCACTAATACCACTCTTACCTATCTGACCGTGTAAATCAGAAGTTGCTAATAAATCAATTGTCACGAGTTCATTTGTCTTCAAAGTTTAACCCCCTCTTTTTATTTATTTTAACACTTTTAAATGATGAATGGTTCCATCTATATCATTACACATTCAATTGTTTTTGAGATTTATGTTGGCAATACATATTTAACATAATATACTCATTAAGTAGAATGTCACATAGGAGGACCCAATGAAATCTTTTTCAAAAATTATTATACTCAATATTATTATTGCATTAATCATATCAGTAACAGTCGGTGCATTAATAAATAGAAATTATACAAATAGAGTCAATCAACGATTAAACAATACTAAAGAAATCGTTAATCTAAAAATACAGTCTTTTATCAATGATACAACGAGTATTTCAGAATCATTAACAACCATATTATCAAATTCAGATAATGAGGCATTTGTTAATAAATTTTTGAAAGATAACCATATACGATACCAATGGATTGATCACATCTATGTAATAGATGAAAATAAGAAAGTGATTTATGATTCAAAAGGAAAAGGAAATATAAAGCAAGATGAGGAACATTTTAATAATTATAAATTTCACTTTCCTATTAATGAATCTTCAATTTTAAGTAGTAAATCAAATAATTTAAAACGTCCAGATACTTTATTGTTAACTAACGATTTAAATATTAATCATAAAAGCTATACTGCAGCTACAGTAATCAATATGCGTGCGTTTAAGGATGAAATCAAATTGATTACAAAACGATTTAACATTGAAGTCAAAGGCATTGATGGCACTAAATTTTATGAAGTTGGTAAACAGCATCAACAATCTAAAGAAATCACTTATATGTATAAAGATCTTCCCGTCTTCATCACGATTTCAGGACAATACAACTATATTACGCGAATCATATTACCAAGTATATTTATATTTTTAGTCATTTTCTTATTATTAACGATACTCGCGCTTTTATATAAGAGCCGAACTGAACGAATGGAACATGAAAAGCTAATTGACCAAGCGAATAATGAGAAATTACGTCTAATCGGTACGCTTGCTGCTAATACAGCACACGAAATTAAAAATCCACTTACAAGTATTAATGGATTTATTGAACTCACAAGAATGAAATACGATAAAGATTATAAAGATCGACACTTTAATATCATTACTGAAGAACTTGATAGAATTAATAATATCGTGACGCAGTTTTTATATTTAGGAAAGCCAACCAATTTAACATATACAAACGTTAATATCGCACAAGTAATTTCTGATGTACAAACATTTCTAGCATATGAACTAGAACAACATAATATCAATATACATTTAAAATTACCTGAAGAATCGATTTATGCATATATTTCAGAAGATCAACTCAAACAAATACTTATTAATTTAATACAAAACGCAAAAGATGCACTTGAACAAACAACAAATCCGGCAATTGAAATACAATTACAACAGCAAAGTCCGGGACAAGCATGCATCATATTTAAGGATAACGGCATGGGCATCTCTAAAGAAACACAAGAACAAATATTCGAACCATTCTTTACAACAAAAGAATCAGGAAGCGGCTTAGGTTTATACTTAAGTAAAAAATTAATCGAAGACTGGAAAGGACACATCGAAGTACAATCTCATAAAAACGAAGGAACAACCTTTATCATTACGTTACCTTTAAATATAAGCAAAAAATAAAAAGAGAAGTCGAATATCGACTTCTCTTTTTTTATCCAATTTGTATACGTTCTTTAGGGAAATGGAATTTATCAGGTGTTGATTTCCCACCTAACATGACTACAAAGCATAATAATCCTACTCGCCCTATGAACATCAGCAGCATGATAACGATTTTAGAACCTAATTGCAAATGATCGGTTATCCCCATGGATAATCCACACGTACCAAATGCTGACATGGTCTCGAAGAATATAGATAATAAATCATGCTTACCATCTTCAAATCGAACAACCATTAATACACCTACAAAAGTAATTGTTAATGCTAACGAAATAACAGCAAATGACCTTTGAATATCTAATGGATGTATTTCTCGATTAAAGGCTTTAATGGTCGTTCTACCGTTACTGAAGTTCACTAAGTATAAGATTAAAATTGTAAACGTTGTTGTTCTTATACCCCCACCTACTGAACTTGGAGATGAACCAATAAACATTAATCCTCCTAAGAAGAAGTTCGTTGCTTCAGTGAAATGACCTAAGTCTATGGTTGATAATCCAGCACTTCGTGTAGATGATGATTGGAACATAGCGTAAAACAAAGCTTTATGCCAAGTAACACCTTTAAATGCATTTGAAAATTCAAATAAGTAAATCACAATCGTACCTAGTAAGAACAAGAATAAATATGTTGCACTAGCTATTTTAGTAAATAATGAAAATCTAAAATTAGGAATCGTATTACGCATATATGTTTTAACTTCTATAAGCACAGGAAAACCTATCGCCCCTAGCATAATCAACAACATGATAATGGTTTGTACAAAGTAGTCATTCGCATATGGTGCCAATGATTCACCTGTAATATCTAACCCACCATTTGTCGTTGCTGAAACAGATGCAAATATACCATAATGAATTGCTTCTTTAATAGATCCTATATCTTTATAGAAATAGAATGACAATAATATCGCACCGATAACTTCGATCATTAATATCGTTCTAACAATATCTAAGATTAATTTCACAACGCCGTTCATCGCGTTTGAATTACTATCTAACATGATTAATTGTCTTTCTCTTAATCCTATATGCTTACCTAATATAACCCATAGCAATGTACCGATAGCCATAACACCGATACCACCGATATTTAAAATGAACAATATAATACCTTGTCCAAACATCGTATACGTTTCACCTATCGTGACTGGTGTTAGCCCTGTAACACTCACTCCTGAGACCGCTACAAATAGTGTGTCGACTGGTGCAACTTTGACGCCTGGTTTTACCACATAAGGTAAATTTAATAATAAAAAGGCGACAATAATTGCGCCCAAATAATACAATACAATACCTTGTTGTGGAGTCATTTTTTGAAAAAAGTATTTAATAATGGACACAAATTGTCACCTCTATTTATTTCAATGTAAATGATTTAGTAATTTCTTTTCCATCACGAATGATTTGGAATGTTACTTCATCACCTAGTTTATGATTATTGTATAATGCTTTACGAAACTCAAGATTGTTTTCTACTTTAGTATTGTTAATACCAACGATAATATCATTGAATTTAATACCTGCTTTATCGGCACTTCCACCTTTAGAAATAGCCATCACAGCCATACCTGACTTATATTTGTCTGGTAAATTAATCAATGACTTCTCACTATCACTTAATTTAGAGTAGTTTTGTGCCATTAAGCCTAACGAAGGACGTTTAATTTCGCCATCTTTTTCTAACTTATTAATATAATCTGATGCTTCATTAGATGGAATCGCAAAGGCCATACCTTCTACATTCGGCATATCTATCTTCAATGACACGATACCAATAAGATTACCTTGTGAATCTAATATTGGTCCTCCTGAGTTACCTGGATTGACAGCAGCGTCAGTTTGAATCGCTTTAATCTCCCAATCATACTCGTCATCACCATCAAAATCAACAGGTACTTTTCTATTTAATCCTGATACAACACCAGTTGAAATACTGTTTTGGAATTCAGCACCTAATGGACTTCCGATTACGATTGCTGTTTCACCTAAAATCAAATTATCTGAGTCTTCAAATTTGATTGGTTTAAAATGATCATTTTTATTAAGTGGAATCGTTAATACAGCGATATCAGTCCACTTATCTGAACCAATGATTTTACCTTCAAATTTCTTTTTATTAGATGTCGTTATAATTGGTTTTTTATCATCAGAAACAACATGTGCATTTGTTACTATGTATGCTTTATTATCTTCAACTTTATAGACGACGCCAGAACCGACGCCGCTATTTTCTTCTTTTTCTTTTTGAGATGAAGCTTTTTTACTAGAGACATCAGAACCATCATGTGATACTCCTACTACTGAACGTTTAGATTTTTCAACAGCTTCCATTACATTCGTTATAGGCTTTTGGAAACCTTTTTGTGATTGCTGTTCTTCAATTGTCTTTCTACCTTCATTAGGAGGATTTACATTTTGAAAAATACTCCAAACAAGTATAAATATCAATATAATCGCTAATATAATCGCAATTATTGGCCAATGCTTTTCAACTTTAGCTAACAATTTATTTAATATACTTTGGCTGTTTTGAGATTTTTGTTCAACATTTTCATCATGCTTAGCACCAAGTTGTTTATTTTTCTCAAATTCACTCTTCTTGTCCTGAGCATAAACTGTCTGATTCTCTAGTTTAGGTTCTTCTTTTTGTTCTTGCTTTTGTTCTTTTTTAGCTTTTTTATATTTAATATCAGATGTTTCATCTTTAGATTGATTTTCTTGTTCAACCTTTTCATGAGGTGTATCTATATGCTCACTTTCGTTAGGCATATCAGATTGAGACGCAGATAAACTATCATCATCTAAGTCAATCGTTGGATGAGATTGAGATGCTTCTTCTTGTTTCTTTATTTCTTCTTTAGTTAATTTTTCAATACGTGCCTTTTGCATATTTTCCTTAACACGTAATTCATTTTTCTTATGTAATTCCTGTTCATTTGCCTCTTTTATTTCATTTTCTTTTTGTTCTTGTTCAATCCTTCTTTCACGTTCTTCATTATGAAAGAATTCACGGCGTTGTCTCGCATATTCATTTCTAGGAATGACATGTTTTTTTCGTGACATCTATTGTCCTCCTCAATCTATACACTTAATGTATCTATTATGCCATATTATATTAAAATTATTAACCTATATCCACTGTGTCCTCCATATTATACACCTAATTTTGTTTCATTTATTGATAAAATTCATCAGTTTATTTTTAATTTATAATTAACGACTCATTAACATTGTCTCAACAACATTTTACGGATATGAAAAAGATATCGTGCGTTTCATACCTAATCGCACGATATCTCGGCACTACCCCTTAACTCTTCGTGCGATTCACACCCAATCGCACGATATCTCGATACTACCCCTTAACTCTTCGTGCGTTTCACACCTAATCGCACGATATCTCGATACTACCCCTTAACTCTTCGTGCGATTCATACCTAATCGCACGATATCTCGGTACTACCCCTTAACTCTTCGTGCGATTCATACCTAATCGCACGATATCTCGGTACTACCCCTTAACTCTTCGTGCGATTCATACCCAATCGCACGATATCTCGGCACTACTTCAAATAAAAAAAGCTAGAACAACATTTTGTATGTGTTCCAGCTTAATAACTATTTATTCATTTGCTTTTTTATTATTGCGAACAGAACTCAACCATCCGAACACAACAAGTATTAATAATACTGACCAGAATATTGACTGCCATAAAATGCCGTGTGGGAAGTCATGTGGTAAAACAGCAATTTCATCATGAGCAAGCACGATTACGACTAATTTAACACCAACCCAACCGACAATAGCAAAAGCTGCCGCTTCTAAGTTTGGATATTTGTTCAATAATTCTACAAAGTATGTTGCTGCGAATCTCATAATGATGACACCAATCATACCACCTACGAACATAACACCAAATTGACCTGCATCCATTCCACCAAAATCAATTCCCATTGCTGGTAATGTTACTGCAATAGCAAAGGCAGCTAACATTGAATCGATTGCAAATGCAATATCAGCAAATTCTACTTTCAATACTGTCATCCAGAAGCCTTTACCTTTTTTATGTTGACCTTTACGATTAAGTCCTTCATCTATTTGATCAACATCTTCATCATCTACAACTTGATTCTCTTCATTTTTATGCTTCCTGAAGTCAATTAAGTTCTTCACAGACATGTAAATTAAGTACAATGCCCCTGCTGCTTGAATTGGCCAAAAGTTTGCTAAGAAACTGATTAAGAATAATGATAAGAAACGAAATACAAATGCACCTAACAAACCATAGAATAAAGCTTTTTTCCTTAAATCGGCAGGTAAATGTTTTACCATAACAGCCATAACCACCGCATTATCTGCAGCTAATAAGCCTTCAAGAAAAATTAAAACAATTAATACCCAACCGTAACTCAGTAATAAACTCGGATCCATAACGTCACACTCCATTTTAAATTTTAGAAAATAAAAGAGACCATGCCTAATAAAAGGCAAAGGTCTCACTTAACATTTATAGTATGTCCATATTACCGGAAACAAACGTTTCG
The Mammaliicoccus sp. Dog046 genome window above contains:
- a CDS encoding YhgE/Pip family protein; the protein is MLNEFKFIFKNRKLMISLISISLVSAIYVAMFVGSVFNPYDRTKDLKISVVNHDKSIDTNGKTISIGDDLVNKLKDKNTFDFQSINEKEALKRLKSGESSGTIIIPEDTSKNALTILSKDPKKINIETQVNPGASYIGSQTSKKALDIVIESINQNIRTKYLTEIFNNVNKSKSSQTTTQQKGMNFDKNNEMVLNNATKVTENNPTNIDYYGESIVPYMAGVSLFVVAISICAIYPFRKTINRDTPVIKQTLGKFMFYIVEGTLAAILMNILVIFVFQIHIDHIAQFIVMSILWGIAAISITSFLGLLLDRIGLFLSMILLVFQLSSSEGMFPIELSPKFFQLINPLSPMSYVIQGFREAMFTNAGHYSYGVAISVVIGIIIVMALLQFLVLKWFNGKDKLPFAMEFK
- a CDS encoding Rrf2 family transcriptional regulator, whose translation is MDSKFSVAIHTLVMVSKYSPNINSEDIANSVKTNSSYIRKIVSLLKKADIIKTYQGKSGIILNVPKEELNLLDIYLAVNNKNKKLLDVHTEANQNCPVGKHIENVLIPTFDNIEDQFYIYLKNKTLADIINEISKCK
- a CDS encoding oxidoreductase; protein product: MKVILITGATNGIGLETAKLLATQGHIVYAAGRNLEKLESLNNIKSLYLDITDEKSIESAVNKVISEQDRIDVLINNAGYGSYGSIEDVSLTEARNQFDVNVFGLASLTQKIIPVMRKQNDGHIINISSIYGRFTASFGGWYHATKYAVEALNDTLRLETKQYGIEVTVIEPGPIKTDWGIIAANKLADSAQGSAYEKQALKSSNRMKKLYTSNLLSKPQVVSKAIANVVNKKQPKVRYVVGRGAKFFIFLNTIIPTRIFDKIISKI
- a CDS encoding bifunctional metallophosphatase/5'-nucleotidase, translated to MKTNELVTIDLLATSDLHGQIGKSGISGNILKMATYVKHKRKANHHVLLLDNGGMLSGSMFAFYYAQIAPYKRNPMIKIMNDMQFDASGVSPDEFNFGLDFLNKSIALSRFPWLAANIEHSKTREPYFTTPYTVKYIDGIKIGIIGFTSSGLMENKNVEFEDEVVVGESMTSAKRWVRYLHEKESPDFLIMLYHGGLNTYTDKNNYRSYYSNNAENMIKSTEGVNVIITGHQEHNVDLKVAETQFIQPGKDATNIVDMSIQFRKRTNSVEIVDTSIKHVEISSYPEDRDLLELTHFDQKAVQHWSEQCVVDSPVVLNYKEFTDIFTKPHRFMACIQNSMAHAFSGESFVCAHIGNPTGQGLRGVLHVKDVYNAYVHTDKPIHIKLSGKEIKRIIERTATALSKENESIIYNEDILEPTLMTIWKGFKYTIDLNKPVGNRVQLEQVEMDQKYDVIMTDYIFRHVNKIIEESTYEMSKKTVIEYMIDEIGEKKGKIDLDYEFEVK
- a CDS encoding two-component system sensor histidine kinase NtrB, translating into MKSFSKIIILNIIIALIISVTVGALINRNYTNRVNQRLNNTKEIVNLKIQSFINDTTSISESLTTILSNSDNEAFVNKFLKDNHIRYQWIDHIYVIDENKKVIYDSKGKGNIKQDEEHFNNYKFHFPINESSILSSKSNNLKRPDTLLLTNDLNINHKSYTAATVINMRAFKDEIKLITKRFNIEVKGIDGTKFYEVGKQHQQSKEITYMYKDLPVFITISGQYNYITRIILPSIFIFLVIFLLLTILALLYKSRTERMEHEKLIDQANNEKLRLIGTLAANTAHEIKNPLTSINGFIELTRMKYDKDYKDRHFNIITEELDRINNIVTQFLYLGKPTNLTYTNVNIAQVISDVQTFLAYELEQHNINIHLKLPEESIYAYISEDQLKQILINLIQNAKDALEQTTNPAIEIQLQQQSPGQACIIFKDNGMGISKETQEQIFEPFFTTKESGSGLGLYLSKKLIEDWKGHIEVQSHKNEGTTFIITLPLNISKK
- a CDS encoding TrkH family potassium uptake protein, which produces MSIIKYFFQKMTPQQGIVLYYLGAIIVAFLLLNLPYVVKPGVKVAPVDTLFVAVSGVSVTGLTPVTIGETYTMFGQGIILFILNIGGIGVMAIGTLLWVILGKHIGLRERQLIMLDSNSNAMNGVVKLILDIVRTILMIEVIGAILLSFYFYKDIGSIKEAIHYGIFASVSATTNGGLDITGESLAPYANDYFVQTIIMLLIMLGAIGFPVLIEVKTYMRNTIPNFRFSLFTKIASATYLFLFLLGTIVIYLFEFSNAFKGVTWHKALFYAMFQSSSTRSAGLSTIDLGHFTEATNFFLGGLMFIGSSPSSVGGGIRTTTFTILILYLVNFSNGRTTIKAFNREIHPLDIQRSFAVISLALTITFVGVLMVVRFEDGKHDLLSIFFETMSAFGTCGLSMGITDHLQLGSKIVIMLLMFIGRVGLLCFVVMLGGKSTPDKFHFPKERIQIG
- a CDS encoding S1C family serine protease, producing the protein MSRKKHVIPRNEYARQRREFFHNEERERRIEQEQKENEIKEANEQELHKKNELRVKENMQKARIEKLTKEEIKKQEEASQSHPTIDLDDDSLSASQSDMPNESEHIDTPHEKVEQENQSKDETSDIKYKKAKKEQKQEQKEEPKLENQTVYAQDKKSEFEKNKQLGAKHDENVEQKSQNSQSILNKLLAKVEKHWPIIAIILAIILIFILVWSIFQNVNPPNEGRKTIEEQQSQKGFQKPITNVMEAVEKSKRSVVGVSHDGSDVSSKKASSQKEKEENSGVGSGVVYKVEDNKAYIVTNAHVVSDDKKPIITTSNKKKFEGKIIGSDKWTDIAVLTIPLNKNDHFKPIKFEDSDNLILGETAIVIGSPLGAEFQNSISTGVVSGLNRKVPVDFDGDDEYDWEIKAIQTDAAVNPGNSGGPILDSQGNLIGIVSLKIDMPNVEGMAFAIPSNEASDYINKLEKDGEIKRPSLGLMAQNYSKLSDSEKSLINLPDKYKSGMAVMAISKGGSADKAGIKFNDIIVGINNTKVENNLEFRKALYNNHKLGDEVTFQIIRDGKEITKSFTLK
- a CDS encoding TerC family protein codes for the protein MDPSLLLSYGWVLIVLIFLEGLLAADNAVVMAVMVKHLPADLRKKALFYGLLGAFVFRFLSLFLISFLANFWPIQAAGALYLIYMSVKNLIDFRKHKNEENQVVDDEDVDQIDEGLNRKGQHKKGKGFWMTVLKVEFADIAFAIDSMLAAFAIAVTLPAMGIDFGGMDAGQFGVMFVGGMIGVIIMRFAATYFVELLNKYPNLEAAAFAIVGWVGVKLVVIVLAHDEIAVLPHDFPHGILWQSIFWSVLLILVVFGWLSSVRNNKKANE